From a single Micromonospora sp. WMMD1102 genomic region:
- a CDS encoding septum formation initiator, producing MRRRTLLAVAGWLLAALVATGTGLAAVQVIGAGLTGPAGEVRSPDEVARALAGTPPPAGPGAVPPGAPVPPDGTGSVPLAPPGGTGSASPAPSGGPPTAADGSRRLVVTPGGSVLAECTGQRVWLASWTPAQGYRTGEVERGPDDDAEVTFHGSGGRIEVEVECAAGRPVPTWKSHSGGED from the coding sequence ATGCGTCGACGTACCCTGCTCGCGGTGGCCGGCTGGCTGCTCGCCGCACTCGTGGCGACCGGCACCGGGCTGGCCGCCGTACAGGTGATCGGGGCCGGGCTGACCGGGCCGGCGGGCGAGGTGCGCAGCCCGGACGAGGTGGCCCGGGCGCTGGCCGGCACCCCGCCACCGGCCGGTCCGGGCGCCGTCCCGCCGGGCGCTCCGGTGCCCCCGGACGGGACCGGCAGCGTCCCGCTGGCGCCACCCGGCGGTACCGGCAGCGCTTCGCCGGCACCTTCCGGCGGCCCGCCGACCGCCGCCGACGGCTCACGCCGGCTGGTCGTCACCCCCGGCGGCTCCGTGCTGGCCGAATGCACCGGGCAGCGGGTGTGGCTGGCCTCCTGGACACCTGCCCAGGGTTACCGGACCGGCGAGGTCGAGCGCGGCCCGGACGACGACGCCGAGGTGACCTTCCACGGCTCGGGCGGGCGGATCGAGGTCGAGGTCGAGTGCGCGGCCGGCCGGCCGGTGCCGACCTGGAAGTCGCACAGCGGCGGCGAGGACTGA